Proteins co-encoded in one Pyxidicoccus xibeiensis genomic window:
- a CDS encoding tetratricopeptide repeat protein, whose amino-acid sequence MGERELMKLRELKEAAHALFARGRYAQCAETYARILRLAPKDPNVRVRHAESCRRAGDRQSAVASYRAAAALLMEQGCESRARGALRAALELDPKDPTIHADLARLGQQAAPSTTLEDERLYTAGATGFFQRQDAAADAGARGNLGQAPPPPPPPYVLLAAEETPVPRPLPPVPAIAPVRVEALQRAAGRPASTLAPIPLIHAIGPARPGQQVPSPLPVVQGRLITQAPVPPPSARGPGASPVVSVAGSGVPAAAVPHPGRPAGAVGAPASNRPAGATMAPLPRAGVASGQGGDAHSALLTMVPMPQGGAASGVGGSARAAGAPPAQVMPYRPEMRRLGPNAVALRVSPHARWVIIRSDSPLEVSRAETLPATLEQQPRGPFAPEPRTENPASTRH is encoded by the coding sequence ATGGGCGAGCGTGAGCTGATGAAGTTGAGGGAGCTGAAGGAGGCCGCGCACGCCCTGTTCGCGCGTGGGCGCTACGCCCAGTGCGCGGAGACCTACGCGCGCATCCTCCGGCTGGCCCCGAAGGACCCGAACGTCCGGGTGCGGCATGCCGAGTCCTGCCGCCGCGCGGGGGACCGGCAGTCGGCGGTCGCCTCCTACCGGGCAGCGGCGGCGCTGCTGATGGAGCAGGGCTGCGAGTCGCGGGCCCGGGGGGCGCTGCGCGCCGCGCTCGAGCTGGATCCGAAGGACCCGACGATTCACGCGGACCTGGCGCGGCTCGGCCAGCAGGCGGCGCCGTCCACCACGCTGGAGGACGAGCGGCTCTACACCGCGGGGGCCACGGGCTTCTTCCAGCGGCAGGACGCGGCGGCCGACGCCGGGGCACGAGGGAACCTGGGCCAAGCCCCGCCTCCGCCGCCTCCGCCGTATGTGCTCCTCGCCGCCGAGGAGACTCCCGTGCCGAGGCCGCTTCCGCCCGTGCCCGCCATCGCGCCGGTGAGGGTGGAGGCGCTGCAGCGCGCGGCGGGACGGCCTGCGTCGACGCTGGCGCCCATTCCGTTGATCCACGCGATTGGACCGGCCAGGCCGGGCCAGCAGGTGCCCAGCCCCCTGCCCGTGGTGCAGGGACGGCTCATCACCCAGGCGCCGGTGCCTCCGCCTTCCGCGCGGGGGCCGGGGGCTTCGCCTGTCGTGAGCGTGGCGGGGTCCGGGGTGCCGGCGGCCGCGGTGCCACATCCGGGTCGTCCCGCTGGAGCAGTGGGGGCGCCTGCCTCGAATCGACCGGCGGGCGCGACGATGGCTCCGCTGCCTCGGGCTGGAGTGGCCTCGGGACAGGGTGGCGATGCCCACTCGGCGCTGCTGACGATGGTGCCCATGCCTCAGGGCGGTGCTGCTTCAGGAGTCGGTGGAAGCGCTCGCGCTGCCGGTGCTCCGCCGGCGCAGGTCATGCCGTATCGCCCGGAGATGCGCCGCCTGGGGCCGAACGCGGTGGCGCTCCGGGTGTCGCCTCATGCGCGCTGGGTCATCATCCGCTCCGACAGCCCGCTGGAGGTGAGCCGCGCCGAGACGCTCCCGGCGACGCTGGAGCAGCAGCCGCGAGGGCCGTTCGCTCCTGAGCCGCGTACCGAGAATCCCGCCTCCACCCGGCACTGA
- a CDS encoding LysR family transcriptional regulator, with translation MESLSAIGVFVRVAEARGFAEAARSLGITPSAASKSVARLEERLGTRLFQRTTRRMHLTEPGARFYERCVRILDELREAETDLAREHRAPQGKLRVSVPEFVALRLLIPALPRFRKAYPRLELHLDLDDRVRDIVGDGLDAAVRCGELTDSRLMRRRFKPKRFILCAAPSYLQTRGVPRTVEDLARHDCIRFRFTSTGRLEDWFLRQEPGAPVPRIPETFTFNNGEAVLQAAKAGLGVGQIIDLMALPELAAGTLRPLLTEHSVERGAMWLVWPPARPTPPKVKVFGDFLAQLLAEVS, from the coding sequence ATGGAGAGCCTCTCGGCCATCGGAGTCTTCGTGCGCGTCGCGGAGGCGCGCGGGTTCGCGGAGGCGGCGCGCTCGCTGGGAATCACGCCATCGGCGGCGAGCAAGAGCGTGGCGCGGCTGGAGGAGCGGCTGGGGACGCGGCTGTTCCAGCGCACCACGCGGAGGATGCACCTCACCGAGCCGGGTGCGCGGTTCTACGAGCGGTGCGTGCGCATCCTCGACGAGCTGCGCGAGGCGGAGACGGACCTCGCGCGGGAGCACCGCGCGCCCCAGGGAAAGCTGCGAGTCAGCGTGCCGGAGTTCGTGGCGCTGCGGCTGCTGATTCCCGCGCTGCCGAGGTTCCGCAAGGCGTACCCGCGACTGGAGCTGCACCTGGACCTGGACGACCGCGTCCGGGACATCGTGGGAGACGGGCTGGACGCGGCGGTGCGCTGTGGCGAGCTGACGGACTCGCGGCTGATGCGGCGCCGGTTCAAGCCGAAGCGCTTCATCCTCTGCGCGGCGCCGTCATACCTCCAGACGCGAGGCGTGCCGCGCACGGTGGAGGACCTGGCGCGGCATGACTGCATCCGCTTCCGGTTCACCTCCACGGGGCGCCTCGAGGACTGGTTCCTGCGGCAGGAGCCGGGAGCACCCGTGCCGCGCATCCCGGAGACCTTCACGTTCAACAACGGCGAGGCGGTGTTGCAGGCGGCGAAGGCGGGGCTCGGGGTGGGGCAGATCATCGACCTGATGGCGCTGCCGGAGCTGGCGGCGGGAACGCTGCGGCCCCTGTTGACCGAGCACTCGGTGGAGCGTGGAGCCATGTGGCTGGTGTGGCCGCCCGCGCGACCCACGCCGCCGAAGGTGAAGGTGTTCGGCGACTTCCTGGCCCAGCTGCTCGCCGAGGTGTCGTGA
- a CDS encoding alpha/beta fold hydrolase: protein MTHARSSPTVSRRLVLQAGAALPLAACAARPSTDALPAAPASPSTAAPASPSSTAPASAAFSHHRFTSADGTSLSYFRKGTGPALVWVHGALSLWSDWRDVAERLSPHFTNHVLERRGRGQSGDSPRYALEREVEDVLALMKLAGPDAALFGHSFGGVLALEVARQVAPAKLLVYEPPLPVTQPVSGPFLEEFKQTLQREGPDAALVLFNQKLLFTPPAELEAFRQSLVWSRQVGMTAGFTRELEALETLPLGLDRYRQVTTPTLVLLGDQSTEVLLAQPCRAVATTLPNARLNVLGGQGHVAHVTAPDLLAREVLAFLRG from the coding sequence ATGACTCACGCCCGCTCGTCTCCCACCGTCTCCCGCCGCCTCGTGCTTCAGGCAGGCGCCGCGCTTCCCCTCGCCGCCTGCGCGGCGCGCCCTTCCACGGATGCGCTTCCCGCCGCTCCGGCCTCGCCTTCGACTGCTGCTCCGGCCTCGCCTTCGTCCACCGCGCCAGCTTCCGCGGCCTTCTCCCATCACCGCTTCACGTCCGCGGACGGCACGTCGCTGTCCTACTTCCGCAAGGGCACCGGCCCCGCGCTCGTCTGGGTCCACGGCGCGCTCAGCCTCTGGAGCGACTGGCGGGACGTGGCCGAGCGCCTGTCCCCCCACTTCACCAACCACGTGCTGGAGCGGCGCGGGCGCGGACAGAGCGGCGACTCGCCCCGGTACGCGCTGGAGCGCGAGGTGGAGGACGTGCTCGCCCTGATGAAGCTCGCCGGCCCGGACGCCGCGCTCTTCGGCCACTCGTTCGGCGGCGTGCTCGCGCTGGAGGTCGCGCGCCAGGTGGCGCCCGCGAAGCTCCTCGTCTACGAGCCGCCCCTGCCCGTCACCCAGCCTGTGTCCGGTCCCTTCCTGGAGGAGTTCAAACAGACGCTCCAGCGTGAAGGGCCGGACGCGGCGCTCGTGCTGTTCAACCAGAAGCTCCTCTTCACGCCCCCCGCGGAGCTGGAGGCGTTCCGACAGTCGCTGGTCTGGTCGCGCCAGGTCGGGATGACGGCCGGCTTCACCCGGGAGCTCGAAGCGCTGGAGACGCTCCCGCTCGGGCTGGACCGCTACCGGCAGGTGACGACGCCCACCCTGGTCCTGCTGGGCGATCAGAGCACGGAGGTGCTCCTCGCCCAGCCGTGCCGTGCGGTCGCGACGACGCTGCCGAACGCGCGCCTCAATGTCCTCGGGGGACAGGGCCACGTGGCCCATGTCACCGCGCCGGACCTGCTGGCCCGGGAGGTCCTCGCGTTCCTGCGCGGATGA
- a CDS encoding RtcB family protein encodes MSWKQRLEKAAEGHYVLPKTKTMKVDADLFLSDKLLWGEGPEAPGLEDAVFDQVVNAASFPGVTRVAVTPDCHVGYGVPIGTVVETDGILLPTAAGYDIGCGMVQLQTTLTAEDVADAAKRRKWIDEVTKRIAVGVGASRVQKQRKVTDRTFADVVRHGAKALGRGSSITERDFIPVEDDRVDIPERAYGKRDQLGSLGGGNHFTEMQVDQNGRVWVMLHTGSRGFGWNIAKHFFVEGAAQLGLKRHSEDSVWLDAESALGREYWNLHNMAANFAVANRLIIGEAVCSALEDVFGGTASVYYEISHNLIQKEAGKFVARKGATRAFPGGHPALKRTPWEKTGHPILIPGSMETGSAILFAEQGAEKSIYSVNHGSGRRLSRGEARRVLDQSVTDKRMAEAGILLNTRTTPLDESGPCYKNLDDVLETVEMAGLAKVAYRLKPVACIKGAD; translated from the coding sequence ATGAGCTGGAAGCAACGTCTGGAGAAGGCCGCCGAGGGCCACTACGTCCTGCCCAAGACGAAGACCATGAAGGTCGACGCCGACCTGTTCCTGTCCGACAAGCTCCTCTGGGGCGAGGGCCCGGAAGCGCCGGGCCTGGAGGACGCCGTCTTCGACCAGGTCGTCAACGCCGCGTCCTTCCCCGGCGTCACCCGCGTGGCCGTCACGCCCGACTGTCACGTGGGCTATGGCGTGCCCATCGGCACCGTCGTCGAGACGGACGGCATCCTGCTGCCCACCGCCGCCGGCTATGACATCGGCTGCGGCATGGTGCAGCTGCAGACGACGCTCACCGCCGAGGACGTCGCCGACGCCGCCAAGCGCCGCAAGTGGATTGACGAGGTGACGAAGCGCATCGCCGTGGGCGTGGGCGCCAGCCGCGTGCAGAAGCAGCGCAAGGTGACGGACCGCACCTTCGCGGACGTGGTGCGCCACGGCGCCAAGGCCCTGGGCCGTGGCTCCTCCATCACCGAGCGGGACTTCATCCCCGTCGAGGACGACCGGGTGGACATCCCCGAGCGCGCCTACGGCAAGCGCGACCAGCTGGGCAGCCTGGGCGGCGGCAACCACTTCACCGAGATGCAGGTGGACCAGAACGGCCGCGTCTGGGTGATGCTCCACACCGGCAGCCGCGGCTTCGGGTGGAACATCGCCAAGCACTTCTTCGTGGAGGGCGCCGCGCAGCTGGGCCTCAAGCGCCACAGCGAGGACTCCGTCTGGCTGGACGCGGAGAGCGCCCTGGGCCGCGAGTACTGGAACCTCCACAACATGGCCGCCAACTTCGCCGTGGCCAACCGGCTCATCATCGGCGAGGCCGTGTGCTCCGCGCTCGAGGACGTCTTCGGCGGCACCGCCAGCGTCTATTACGAAATCTCCCACAACCTCATCCAGAAGGAGGCCGGGAAGTTCGTCGCGCGCAAGGGCGCCACGCGCGCGTTCCCTGGCGGCCACCCCGCGCTCAAGCGCACGCCGTGGGAGAAGACGGGCCACCCCATCCTCATTCCGGGCTCCATGGAGACCGGCAGCGCCATCCTCTTCGCCGAGCAGGGCGCGGAGAAGTCCATCTACTCCGTCAACCACGGCTCCGGCCGCCGCCTGTCGCGCGGTGAGGCCCGGCGCGTGCTGGACCAGAGCGTCACCGACAAGCGCATGGCCGAGGCCGGCATCCTCCTCAACACGCGCACCACGCCGCTCGACGAGTCCGGGCCCTGCTACAAGAACCTGGACGACGTGCTGGAGACGGTGGAGATGGCTGGCCTCGCCAAGGTCGCCTACCGCCTCAAGCCCGTTGCCTGCATCAAGGGCGCGGACTGA
- a CDS encoding TIGR02266 family protein gives MTSPSPVPRPPPATSREAELTRAENELSALEARLAEQVARATAEAAALNTRLNQTRTALVKATAEPGADPMLGEQAARLQVATVPGLDVEAEREKALDAREAALDARRQAGLEIQSALRMYQEQTAQVARAVAEAEAVAKRQAEASAARARAQQEAAAKAQQEAARSRQADLARAAAAAKAQGAQLPTAPVAARPAPAPEGKDSRRNGRVRMHTSIDMRSDSNFFTGFSMDISEGGVFIATVDPVARGTQVELDFTLPGGRPMKVTGVVRWVRESNSRTPELMPGVGVQFTGLPAEVANAITSFVTTRDPMFFPD, from the coding sequence ATGACCTCGCCGTCCCCTGTCCCCCGCCCGCCTCCGGCCACGTCCCGAGAGGCGGAGCTGACTCGCGCCGAGAATGAGCTGTCCGCCCTGGAGGCGCGCCTCGCGGAGCAGGTGGCCCGCGCCACCGCCGAGGCGGCCGCGCTCAACACGCGCCTGAACCAGACCCGCACCGCGCTCGTGAAGGCCACGGCGGAGCCCGGCGCCGACCCGATGCTGGGTGAGCAGGCCGCGCGCCTGCAGGTGGCCACGGTGCCCGGACTCGACGTGGAGGCCGAGCGCGAGAAGGCGCTGGACGCCCGCGAGGCGGCGCTGGATGCGCGGCGGCAGGCGGGGCTGGAGATTCAGTCCGCGCTGCGCATGTACCAGGAGCAGACGGCGCAGGTGGCGCGCGCGGTGGCCGAGGCGGAGGCGGTGGCGAAGCGCCAGGCCGAGGCGTCCGCGGCGAGGGCTCGGGCCCAGCAGGAGGCCGCGGCGAAGGCGCAGCAGGAGGCGGCGCGGAGCCGTCAGGCGGACCTGGCCCGCGCGGCGGCCGCGGCGAAGGCGCAGGGGGCGCAGCTGCCCACGGCGCCGGTGGCGGCACGGCCTGCTCCCGCGCCCGAGGGCAAGGACTCGCGGCGCAACGGGCGGGTGCGGATGCACACGTCCATCGACATGCGCAGCGACTCGAACTTCTTCACCGGCTTCTCGATGGACATCAGCGAGGGCGGCGTCTTCATCGCCACGGTGGACCCGGTGGCGCGCGGCACGCAGGTGGAGCTGGACTTCACGCTGCCGGGCGGCCGGCCCATGAAGGTCACCGGTGTCGTGCGCTGGGTGCGCGAGTCCAACTCCCGCACCCCGGAGCTGATGCCGGGCGTGGGCGTGCAGTTCACCGGACTGCCTGCCGAGGTGGCCAATGCCATCACCTCGTTCGTCACCACGAGAGACCCGATGTTCTTCCCGGACTGA
- a CDS encoding cupin domain-containing protein, translating into MSAPNRSPTVTVARPPRWDSRRRVEPGDVNTATASAPDAEPSAPLVDKVNLAQKLALFSEHWSPKVVGDLNGQQVKVVKLQGPFVWHHHENEDELFLVLHGHLRMELKDRTVDVLPGEFIIIPRGTEHRPVAEEEVHVLLFEPASTLNTGNIREERTVDQLQRL; encoded by the coding sequence ATGAGCGCACCCAACCGGAGCCCCACCGTCACCGTCGCCCGGCCTCCCCGCTGGGACTCACGTCGCCGTGTGGAGCCTGGGGACGTCAACACCGCGACCGCCAGCGCCCCCGACGCCGAGCCCTCGGCCCCGCTCGTCGACAAGGTCAACCTCGCCCAGAAGCTCGCCCTGTTCAGCGAGCACTGGTCTCCCAAGGTGGTGGGGGACCTCAACGGGCAACAGGTGAAGGTCGTGAAGCTCCAGGGGCCCTTCGTCTGGCACCACCACGAGAACGAGGACGAGCTGTTCCTCGTCCTCCACGGTCACCTCCGCATGGAGCTCAAGGACCGCACCGTGGACGTGCTGCCGGGAGAGTTCATCATCATCCCCCGGGGCACCGAGCACCGGCCCGTGGCCGAGGAAGAAGTCCACGTGCTGCTCTTCGAGCCGGCCAGCACCCTCAATACCGGCAACATCCGCGAGGAGCGGACCGTCGACCAGCTCCAGCGGCTCTGA
- a CDS encoding MBL fold metallo-hydrolase, with the protein MRIHHLNCTTMCPPGGRLMDGRKGFVGPAALTCHCLLVEGSQGLILVDTGFGLQDVLHPRPRLSPMFLDVLCRPQLAEQSTAIRQIERLGFKAEDVRDIVLTHLDFDHAGGLDDFPHARVHLLADEYRQATAQATPLDRRRFRPLQWMHETNWVTYPTGGSGDRWFGFECVKDLKGLPPEILLVPLVGHTMGHAGVAIQSDEGWLLHAGDAYFYHGEMDRDRYRCTPGLRFYQKLMQKDGYMRWYNLRRLRELVQRHGQDVTVFCAHDSLEFELLEEREKAPTVSPLRTFIASESSPTLHM; encoded by the coding sequence ATGCGCATCCATCACCTGAACTGCACCACCATGTGCCCGCCCGGAGGCCGGCTGATGGACGGGCGGAAGGGCTTCGTCGGGCCCGCGGCGCTGACGTGCCACTGCCTGCTGGTGGAGGGCTCGCAAGGGCTCATCCTCGTGGACACGGGCTTCGGCCTGCAGGACGTCCTGCACCCGCGCCCCCGGCTGTCGCCCATGTTCCTGGACGTGCTGTGCCGGCCCCAGCTCGCCGAGCAGTCGACGGCCATCCGGCAGATTGAGCGGCTCGGCTTCAAGGCCGAGGACGTGCGCGACATCGTCCTCACCCACCTGGACTTCGACCATGCCGGCGGGCTGGATGACTTCCCGCATGCGCGGGTGCACCTGCTGGCGGACGAGTACCGCCAGGCCACCGCCCAGGCCACGCCGTTGGACCGGCGGCGCTTCCGGCCGCTGCAGTGGATGCACGAGACGAACTGGGTGACGTACCCGACGGGCGGCTCGGGAGACCGGTGGTTCGGCTTCGAGTGCGTGAAGGATTTGAAGGGCCTGCCGCCGGAAATCCTGCTCGTGCCACTGGTGGGGCACACGATGGGCCACGCGGGGGTGGCCATCCAGTCCGATGAGGGCTGGCTGCTGCACGCCGGCGACGCGTACTTCTACCACGGGGAGATGGACCGCGACCGGTACCGGTGCACGCCGGGGCTGCGCTTCTACCAGAAGCTCATGCAGAAGGACGGGTACATGCGCTGGTACAACCTGCGCCGCCTGCGCGAGCTGGTGCAGCGGCACGGGCAGGACGTCACCGTGTTCTGCGCGCATGACTCGCTGGAGTTCGAGCTGCTCGAGGAGCGGGAGAAGGCCCCCACGGTGTCGCCGCTGCGCACGTTCATCGCCTCGGAGTCCTCGCCCACGCTGCACATGTGA
- a CDS encoding ATP-binding protein, whose translation MGRPWSFAQRVGAGSIASLLVALVLAGTSVVALLSVRTSSKARILDLSMDLLEVERLRRAFSDKVSSGRGHALSGDPLFAQDMAASRERFTATYQRLKPRLEGEPVATLLESAVHAELEHEESARTLILADDAGVDPKRMEELFEARVGETRRRAFEALQLLAERCEQRLALGIQEAVEADRRALVLILLAAGLGLAVAAVLAWVLTRRLRPLQQEAESSARRFQFLVEGVQDYGLDLLDPEGRVVSWNPGAERMTGYRESEILGRSAAVFYPPEAAGMHERDLERARRDGRLRTEGWRVRKDGTRFLAEVITTALYDRHGRLQGYAKISRDITERRRAERTQRLFAEAGRIFHQLLDPDLTVEELARMMVPEVADACLLYLLMPSGQLEPRAVTHVIPERQAWLLEAVQRYPPRPDASHGAWQVLRTGRSELMGQVPREVLAHVVDGPEHLALMEKVGIYSYLAVPLQVGHQSRGVFVLLTSTPERQLTLTDQVFVEELAGRAALALDNARLFREAQEAVELIGVAAHDLGNPLNTLQLLLRRLHRMELAAGGEKLRDGLGTALKQTQRLGQLLHNLLDLSRLSSGKLVLDVAPVDLAELTHEVVERFSEQAAEAGCKLMFDAELGLVGRWDRLRLDRVVTNLLSNALKFGKGHPVEVRVERLGSARARLRVSDEGVGIAPESQGRIFNRFERVPSSASQHAGFGLGLYIVRQLVEAHGGTIRVESVPGEGASFTVELPLMYLGVELGSEPSPAPPS comes from the coding sequence GTGGGGCGTCCGTGGTCGTTCGCGCAGCGCGTGGGCGCGGGCTCCATCGCCTCGCTGCTGGTGGCGCTGGTTCTGGCGGGGACCTCGGTGGTGGCGCTGCTGTCCGTGAGGACGAGCAGCAAGGCCCGCATCCTGGACCTGTCCATGGACCTGCTGGAGGTGGAGCGGCTGCGCCGGGCCTTCAGCGACAAGGTGTCCAGCGGGCGCGGCCATGCGCTGTCGGGAGACCCGCTCTTCGCGCAGGACATGGCGGCGTCGCGCGAGCGCTTCACCGCGACGTACCAGCGGCTGAAGCCCCGGCTCGAGGGAGAGCCCGTGGCCACGCTGCTGGAGTCCGCCGTCCATGCCGAGCTGGAGCACGAGGAGTCCGCGCGGACGCTCATCCTGGCGGACGACGCGGGGGTCGACCCCAAGCGGATGGAGGAGCTCTTCGAGGCCCGCGTGGGCGAGACGCGCCGGCGCGCCTTCGAGGCGCTGCAGCTGCTCGCGGAGCGCTGCGAGCAGCGGCTGGCGCTGGGCATCCAGGAGGCGGTGGAGGCGGACCGGCGGGCCCTGGTGCTCATCCTGCTGGCGGCGGGGCTGGGGCTGGCGGTGGCGGCGGTGCTGGCGTGGGTGCTGACGCGGCGGCTGCGGCCGCTCCAGCAGGAGGCCGAGTCCAGCGCGCGGCGCTTCCAGTTCCTGGTGGAGGGGGTGCAGGACTACGGCCTGGACCTGCTGGACCCGGAGGGGCGCGTGGTGAGCTGGAACCCGGGCGCGGAGCGGATGACGGGCTACCGCGAGAGCGAAATCCTGGGGCGCTCGGCGGCGGTGTTCTACCCGCCCGAGGCGGCGGGGATGCATGAGCGGGACCTGGAGCGGGCGCGGCGGGACGGGCGGCTGCGCACGGAGGGGTGGCGGGTGCGCAAGGACGGCACGCGCTTCCTGGCGGAGGTCATCACCACCGCGCTGTACGACAGGCACGGGCGGCTGCAGGGGTACGCGAAGATTTCGCGCGACATCACCGAGCGCCGCCGGGCCGAGCGCACGCAGCGGCTCTTCGCGGAGGCGGGGCGCATCTTCCATCAGCTGCTGGACCCGGACCTGACGGTGGAAGAGCTGGCGCGGATGATGGTGCCGGAGGTGGCGGATGCGTGCCTGCTCTACTTGTTGATGCCCTCGGGGCAGCTCGAGCCGCGGGCAGTGACGCACGTGATTCCGGAGCGGCAGGCGTGGCTGTTGGAGGCCGTGCAGCGCTATCCGCCCCGGCCCGACGCGTCGCACGGGGCGTGGCAGGTGCTGCGCACGGGGCGCTCGGAGCTGATGGGCCAGGTGCCGCGGGAGGTGCTGGCGCACGTGGTGGACGGTCCGGAGCACCTGGCGCTGATGGAGAAGGTGGGCATCTACTCGTACCTGGCGGTGCCGCTGCAGGTGGGGCACCAGTCGCGCGGGGTGTTCGTCCTGCTGACGTCGACGCCGGAGCGGCAGCTGACGCTGACGGACCAGGTCTTCGTGGAGGAGCTGGCGGGACGGGCGGCGCTGGCGCTGGACAACGCCAGGCTGTTCCGCGAGGCGCAGGAGGCGGTGGAGCTCATCGGTGTGGCGGCGCACGATTTGGGCAACCCGCTGAACACGCTGCAGCTGCTCCTGCGGCGGCTGCACCGGATGGAGCTGGCGGCGGGCGGGGAGAAGCTGCGCGACGGGCTGGGCACGGCGCTGAAGCAGACGCAGCGGCTGGGGCAGCTCTTGCACAACCTGCTCGATTTGTCGAGGCTGTCGTCGGGGAAGCTGGTGCTGGACGTGGCGCCGGTGGACCTGGCGGAGCTGACGCACGAGGTGGTGGAGCGCTTCTCCGAGCAGGCGGCGGAGGCGGGGTGCAAGCTGATGTTCGACGCGGAGCTGGGCCTGGTGGGGCGGTGGGACCGGCTGCGGTTGGACCGGGTGGTGACGAACCTCCTGTCGAACGCGCTGAAGTTCGGGAAGGGGCACCCGGTGGAGGTGCGGGTGGAGCGGCTGGGCTCGGCGCGGGCGCGGCTGCGCGTCTCGGACGAGGGTGTGGGCATCGCGCCGGAGTCGCAGGGGCGCATCTTCAACCGCTTCGAGCGGGTGCCGTCATCGGCGAGCCAGCACGCGGGCTTCGGGCTGGGGCTCTACATCGTGCGGCAGCTGGTGGAGGCGCACGGGGGCACCATCCGCGTGGAGAGCGTGCCCGGAGAGGGCGCGTCGTTCACGGTGGAGCTGCCGCTGATGTACCTGGGCGTGGAGCTGGGCTCGGAGCCGAGCCCGGCTCCGCCGTCGTGA